A region from the Muribaculum gordoncarteri genome encodes:
- a CDS encoding DNA cytosine methyltransferase, with product MACRRKHRINALSLFSCIGVGEYYLKRAGVDVVVATDIDSRRCRVHGQLYPSTKTVCGDITSDDVKRDVLKAVGRKKIQMIISTPPCQGMSSVGKNKGAALSDIDDSRNYLILETFPFIDSLSPDYVIFENVPQMLKVKMPWGDGERLKILEILEAKYGGVYDIKCDIFNSGDYGVPQTRERVFIRLCRKGLSWHDPKRSEKQVTLREAIGNLPSIEPGEVSALKNHWARLHPTNQIEWLRHTPTGRSAFMNDEHYPRKSNGDKIKGYLNCYKRMSWDQPSPTVTMRNEIMSSQDKVHPGRSLGNGLWSDARVLTLRELLIVMSLPGDLELPDDISDTALRQFIGEGVPPLMMKKIIDGIEL from the coding sequence ATGGCTTGCAGAAGGAAACATCGCATAAACGCACTATCATTGTTCTCATGCATCGGAGTAGGCGAATACTACTTGAAGCGTGCAGGGGTGGATGTCGTTGTAGCAACTGACATAGACTCTCGCAGATGCAGGGTTCACGGTCAATTGTATCCGTCGACAAAGACGGTGTGCGGCGACATAACGAGTGATGATGTGAAGCGTGATGTCCTGAAAGCTGTAGGGCGTAAAAAGATACAAATGATAATCTCGACACCTCCGTGTCAAGGTATGAGCAGCGTAGGCAAAAATAAGGGTGCTGCTTTGTCAGATATTGACGACAGTCGAAATTATCTAATACTTGAAACATTTCCGTTTATCGATTCTTTGTCGCCCGACTATGTCATATTTGAGAATGTGCCGCAAATGCTTAAGGTGAAAATGCCTTGGGGCGATGGTGAGCGGTTAAAAATTCTTGAAATTCTTGAAGCGAAATATGGCGGAGTTTACGATATAAAGTGTGACATATTCAACAGTGGTGATTATGGCGTGCCACAGACTCGTGAGCGCGTGTTCATAAGGCTTTGCCGTAAAGGATTGTCGTGGCATGATCCAAAGAGAAGTGAAAAACAGGTGACATTGCGGGAAGCTATAGGCAACCTGCCAAGCATAGAGCCCGGAGAGGTATCTGCGCTGAAAAATCATTGGGCGAGATTGCATCCCACTAATCAGATAGAGTGGTTGCGTCACACCCCAACAGGTCGTTCTGCTTTTATGAACGATGAGCACTACCCACGTAAAAGTAACGGCGACAAAATTAAAGGTTATCTTAATTGCTACAAACGAATGTCGTGGGACCAGCCATCGCCTACAGTGACGATGCGCAATGAAATCATGTCGTCACAGGATAAAGTGCATCCGGGGCGAAGCCTTGGCAACGGATTGTGGAGCGATGCGCGTGTATTGACTTTGCGCGAGTTGCTGATTGTGATGTCGCTTCCCGGCGATTTGGAGCTTCCCGATGATATAAGTGATACCGCTTTACGCCAATTTATAGGCGAGGGTGTGCCTCCATTGATGATGAAAAAGATTATTGACGGAATAGAACTATAA
- a CDS encoding DNA cytosine methyltransferase, translating into MVNDRTITGISMFSSAGIAETYLSKLNIHIALANEILKDRAEYYTHFYPDTDMLVGDIMDDKILDEYVARARKLNPSFLLATPPCQGMSSLGKKEYAEDVRNYLIFAVLKVIDSLDLDVVVIENVPKFLKLCFPYENNCLGIVDILERRYGGRYNIRYDIFNAKDYGVAQSRPRAIIILYKNNYSWSYPAPEHEITLRQAIGHLPSLNNGEHSDIKYHYALNHSAMQVECMSHTDEGCSAMTNEVYYPKRADGKKVSGFHNTYKRMRWDAPCPARATNNGLISGHNNVHPGRKLADGTVSDARVLSMLELLIVSSLPQDWNLPCDYNEYLVRTLIGEAIPPMLLYKILLTLKRKDMKRVNKSDKWTMMKYIKSFDLMVKYAYVARKHGALFDDRSLDNINELMMDTGTYVPRYDVPSRDTTIFKMCQVAYSMIAYKTGRGQGQRLVFSPLGNKLIDTYMDSELDNKTKIDRVAKIYMSMLFSLPFNHPFNQMSSSFNIYPFRLIFKLLRDPRLDGRLYCDEMFYYVMWCKTIDNDDYESLVENMLGLRRMNPVDKLEMFKRTLPEEDTLANALHEAVYAFGQLAGGGIVTHHDVKRKNYIGPLHHGGFGRGMLPDYISEEELASKKRSTRNYRLNYIEFRPEIEEFADKMLAAYSYDEKPHDLYKLLGTSDYVMHLYNFYPEELREELDPKQKALVSYIMQLTDKIKQYSRNQEKGDSHRFEQVLSDAFNEFIDVEAEWIAKSGTTDVECIYLTNNEKFDLEAKSTETKLQNVVTPRLQRHRELIGSSYTIVVTPYFVKGALEDIKGTRNLLLTANSLSNFLYQSVIHCGTNISYEPIYNIVKDSMGQDISRSLNEWVEMNYGIGRVAGARGQKP; encoded by the coding sequence ATGGTAAACGACCGTACAATTACCGGCATATCCATGTTTTCAAGTGCCGGAATAGCTGAAACATATCTCAGTAAACTGAATATTCATATAGCTCTTGCCAATGAGATACTAAAGGACAGGGCTGAATACTATACGCATTTCTATCCCGATACCGACATGCTTGTAGGGGATATAATGGATGACAAGATTCTTGATGAGTATGTGGCACGTGCCAGGAAACTTAACCCTTCATTCCTGCTTGCAACGCCTCCTTGTCAGGGAATGAGCTCTCTAGGTAAAAAGGAATATGCCGAGGATGTGCGTAATTATCTGATATTTGCCGTGCTGAAGGTAATAGACTCTTTGGATCTCGATGTTGTGGTAATAGAGAATGTCCCTAAATTTCTGAAACTATGTTTCCCCTATGAGAATAACTGTCTTGGCATTGTGGATATTCTGGAACGGAGATACGGCGGACGGTATAACATTCGCTACGACATATTCAATGCCAAGGACTACGGGGTGGCGCAATCACGTCCACGTGCTATAATAATTCTATATAAAAATAATTATTCATGGAGCTATCCGGCTCCCGAGCATGAAATAACGTTGCGTCAGGCAATCGGGCATCTACCATCATTGAACAATGGGGAACACAGTGATATAAAATACCATTATGCCTTGAATCATAGCGCAATGCAGGTAGAGTGTATGTCGCATACTGATGAGGGGTGCAGTGCCATGACAAACGAAGTTTATTATCCTAAGCGAGCCGACGGCAAGAAGGTCAGCGGATTCCATAATACTTACAAAAGGATGCGTTGGGACGCTCCGTGCCCCGCTCGAGCAACTAACAATGGCTTGATAAGCGGGCATAACAATGTGCATCCCGGGCGTAAGCTTGCCGATGGTACGGTCAGCGACGCACGCGTGTTGTCGATGCTTGAATTGCTTATCGTGTCATCATTGCCTCAGGATTGGAATTTGCCTTGTGATTATAATGAATACCTTGTGCGCACTCTCATCGGGGAGGCAATTCCACCGATGTTGTTATATAAAATATTGTTAACCTTAAAACGTAAAGATATGAAGCGTGTAAATAAGTCAGATAAATGGACCATGATGAAATACATAAAGAGTTTTGATCTGATGGTTAAGTATGCCTATGTGGCACGTAAACATGGTGCGTTATTTGATGACCGCTCTCTTGACAATATAAACGAATTGATGATGGACACCGGAACATATGTCCCGCGTTACGATGTGCCGAGTCGCGACACTACGATTTTCAAGATGTGTCAGGTCGCCTATTCAATGATTGCGTATAAGACTGGCCGTGGACAAGGACAACGACTGGTGTTTAGCCCGCTTGGGAATAAGCTGATTGACACATACATGGATTCTGAACTTGATAATAAGACAAAGATTGACCGGGTTGCAAAGATATATATGTCGATGTTGTTCTCGTTGCCATTCAATCACCCTTTCAATCAGATGAGCTCATCATTCAACATATATCCGTTCAGACTGATTTTTAAATTGCTGCGTGATCCGAGGCTTGACGGCCGTCTTTATTGTGACGAGATGTTCTATTATGTGATGTGGTGCAAGACAATCGACAATGACGATTATGAATCGCTTGTAGAGAATATGCTCGGACTTCGTCGAATGAATCCTGTCGACAAATTGGAAATGTTCAAGCGGACTTTGCCTGAAGAGGACACTCTTGCCAATGCTCTTCATGAAGCGGTGTATGCGTTTGGTCAACTCGCGGGAGGTGGAATAGTTACGCACCACGATGTAAAGCGCAAGAATTATATAGGGCCTCTTCATCACGGAGGTTTCGGGCGTGGCATGTTGCCTGATTATATCAGTGAAGAAGAATTGGCATCAAAAAAGAGGTCGACTCGTAACTATAGGCTCAATTATATTGAATTTAGACCTGAAATAGAGGAGTTTGCCGACAAAATGCTCGCCGCTTACAGTTATGATGAGAAACCTCATGATCTTTATAAGCTTCTTGGTACCTCCGATTATGTAATGCATCTATATAATTTTTATCCCGAGGAATTAAGAGAAGAGCTTGACCCGAAACAAAAAGCACTTGTTTCCTACATTATGCAGCTTACCGATAAGATAAAACAGTATTCACGTAATCAGGAGAAGGGCGACAGTCATAGATTTGAGCAGGTGCTGAGTGACGCGTTTAACGAATTTATTGATGTCGAAGCCGAGTGGATTGCGAAGTCGGGCACTACTGATGTGGAATGTATTTACCTAACTAACAATGAAAAATTTGATCTTGAAGCGAAGTCTACCGAAACCAAACTTCAAAATGTTGTTACGCCCAGGCTTCAACGCCATCGCGAACTTATTGGAAGCAGTTATACGATAGTGGTAACCCCTTATTTTGTAAAGGGTGCACTTGAGGATATAAAAGGAACTCGCAACCTGTTGTTGACAGCCAACTCATTGTCCAATTTCCTATATCAGTCGGTGATTCACTGTGGAACAAATATCTCGTATGAGCCGATTTACAACATTGTTAAGGACTCAATGGGGCAAGACATCTCAAGGTCGCTTAACGAGTGGGTAGAGATGAATTACGGGATTGGGCGCGTGGCGGGGGCGAGGGGTCAGAAACCGTAG
- a CDS encoding phosphoribosylaminoimidazolesuccinocarboxamide synthase, which produces MATTLINTDFNFPGQKSVYHGKVRDVYDINDDIMVMVATDRISAFDVILPKGIPYKGQVLNQIAAKFLDATADIVPNWKLATPDPMVTVGLKCEGFRVEMIIRGYLTGSAWREYQAGCRELCGVKLPDGMRENERFPEPIITPTTKAEAGHDENISREEIIAQGIVDKDDYELMERYTRALFRRGSEMAAEKGLILVDTKYEFGKRDGKVYLIDEIHTPDSSRYFYADGYEERFEKGEPQRQLSKEFVRQWLIEHGFMGKAGQTVPEMTDAYCESVSERYIELYEHITGERFVKSDEHDLAARIERNVTQWLENRK; this is translated from the coding sequence ATGGCTACTACACTTATCAACACGGATTTCAACTTCCCGGGACAGAAAAGTGTCTATCACGGCAAAGTTCGCGATGTCTATGACATCAACGACGACATCATGGTAATGGTCGCAACCGACCGCATCTCGGCTTTCGATGTAATTCTGCCCAAAGGCATCCCCTACAAGGGACAGGTTCTCAACCAGATTGCCGCAAAATTCCTCGATGCCACAGCCGACATCGTGCCCAACTGGAAACTCGCCACTCCCGACCCGATGGTAACCGTAGGACTCAAATGCGAAGGTTTCCGCGTCGAGATGATTATACGCGGCTACCTCACCGGAAGCGCATGGCGTGAATATCAGGCCGGATGCCGCGAATTGTGCGGAGTGAAACTCCCCGACGGAATGCGTGAAAACGAGCGTTTCCCCGAACCCATCATCACCCCCACCACCAAGGCCGAAGCCGGTCACGACGAAAACATCTCACGCGAGGAGATCATAGCACAAGGCATCGTCGACAAGGACGACTATGAGCTGATGGAGCGTTACACCCGCGCACTGTTCCGCCGCGGAAGCGAAATGGCAGCCGAGAAGGGACTGATACTCGTCGACACTAAATATGAGTTTGGCAAGCGTGACGGAAAGGTCTACCTGATTGACGAAATCCACACTCCCGATTCATCACGCTACTTCTATGCCGACGGCTACGAGGAGCGCTTTGAAAAGGGCGAACCCCAGCGTCAGCTCTCCAAGGAGTTTGTGCGTCAGTGGCTCATCGAACACGGATTCATGGGCAAGGCAGGCCAGACAGTTCCCGAAATGACCGACGCCTATTGCGAATCGGTAAGCGAACGCTACATCGAGCTTTACGAGCACATCACCGGCGAGCGTTTCGTAAAGAGCGACGAGCATGATCTTGCCGCACGCATCGAGCGCAATGTCACTCAGTGGCTTGAAAACCGCAAGTAA
- a CDS encoding DUF6268 family outer membrane beta-barrel protein: protein MDMKKPLMLFIMSLIAFTALSQGSLSIDRFGYSDFRNSDGERVGSGSMLRTKAEMTLPIKMKRDEANRLSAWGIRINADYSRLNNSETAAMLNPHEILNTSITLAHIRPLAGRWSMIAALGVGIYAPTNYIRWKSLLGNGIALFIYKINDELSLGFGGGLTNSYGPPVVMPMAYVNWQHKGRYQFTVNFTGHLNVTGSTKLDDRWKITCTAVDMDGITAVLVRDGKTKVYSSTMIKSDLSVSYYITPQLSFYVGGGCVWRRSSRIAPRRIEEFFKGMFASSDKYSFGPSMRLNAGFRYGF from the coding sequence ATGGATATGAAGAAGCCTCTAATGCTGTTTATAATGTCGCTCATCGCATTTACAGCTTTATCACAAGGCTCATTGTCAATCGACAGGTTCGGCTACTCCGACTTCCGCAATTCCGACGGAGAGCGCGTGGGCAGCGGAAGCATGCTGCGCACAAAAGCCGAGATGACGCTGCCTATAAAGATGAAGCGCGATGAGGCCAACCGACTCTCGGCATGGGGCATAAGAATAAACGCCGACTACTCCCGACTGAACAACAGCGAAACAGCGGCAATGCTCAATCCGCATGAGATACTGAATACAAGCATCACGCTGGCCCACATTCGACCGCTCGCCGGGCGATGGAGCATGATAGCCGCACTGGGTGTGGGCATCTATGCACCCACCAACTACATCCGATGGAAAAGCCTGCTTGGCAACGGCATAGCACTGTTTATCTACAAAATCAACGATGAGCTGAGCCTTGGATTCGGAGGCGGACTGACCAACTCCTACGGTCCTCCGGTGGTAATGCCGATGGCCTATGTCAACTGGCAGCACAAAGGCCGCTATCAGTTCACGGTGAATTTTACCGGGCATCTCAATGTGACAGGCTCGACAAAGCTCGACGACCGATGGAAAATAACTTGCACGGCCGTCGACATGGACGGAATCACCGCCGTTCTCGTTCGTGACGGCAAGACCAAGGTCTACTCCTCGACAATGATAAAGTCTGACCTCTCGGTGAGCTACTACATCACCCCGCAGTTGAGCTTCTACGTGGGAGGCGGTTGCGTGTGGCGTCGTTCGTCACGCATTGCGCCCCGCCGCATCGAGGAATTTTTCAAGGGCATGTTTGCCTCCTCCGACAAATACAGCTTCGGCCCCTCGATGCGCCTCAACGCCGGCTTCCGCTACGGTTTCTGA
- a CDS encoding DUF3078 domain-containing protein, with translation MKALMSYRFNAIIFIFLSIALFSSNANAQTVEPADPSLLELLGVPVEEDEDEYYYEDEGEGYDDFGPFFDLIADTVPDSVPEYIPLKLLPPTTLPVTAFMPVVFDYVEYTDTVSPLNPERYIETDNPAMNRMMQEGNRIRRYRQLKQRYMIDYAPQVRYNINTLPEPPKQYVATVDPSKSTITISEVLVSKDDLEAAAASLDVKPKNWLHTFNGLLQFSQAYVSPNWYQGGNNNVNMIANFYWNVKLNQKFHPNLMAEATTQYKLAMSSAPQDSMRSYMISQDLFQFNGTFGVRAFKHWFYSMNTSFKTQLFKNYAPNTDNLRAAFMSPGELNFGVGMTYNFTNPKKTFKIDASISPLSYNMKICTHPGMKETSFGIREGRHTVSEVGSNAEVKMTWNILWNITYNSRFFLFTDYDYVQSDWENTINFSINRYLSTQIYVHMRYDSSTPRVEGSSWHKWQLKEILSFGFQYQFKTA, from the coding sequence ATGAAGGCTCTCATGTCATATCGTTTCAACGCTATCATCTTCATTTTTCTCTCGATAGCCCTATTTTCATCCAACGCCAACGCCCAGACGGTCGAACCTGCCGACCCAAGCTTGCTCGAACTGCTCGGAGTTCCTGTCGAAGAGGACGAAGACGAGTACTACTACGAGGACGAGGGCGAAGGTTATGATGATTTCGGTCCGTTTTTCGACCTTATAGCCGACACCGTGCCCGACTCGGTGCCCGAATACATCCCCTTGAAACTGCTTCCGCCCACAACTCTTCCCGTTACGGCGTTCATGCCCGTAGTATTCGACTATGTTGAATACACCGACACCGTATCTCCGCTGAATCCCGAGCGATACATCGAAACCGACAATCCCGCAATGAACCGCATGATGCAGGAGGGCAACCGCATACGCCGCTACCGCCAGCTGAAGCAACGTTACATGATCGACTATGCGCCGCAAGTAAGATACAACATCAACACCCTGCCCGAGCCGCCGAAACAGTATGTAGCCACTGTCGACCCCTCGAAATCGACCATAACAATATCGGAAGTGCTTGTCAGCAAGGATGACCTTGAAGCGGCAGCCGCATCCCTGGATGTAAAGCCCAAGAACTGGCTCCACACTTTCAACGGCCTCCTGCAATTCTCGCAGGCCTACGTGAGCCCCAACTGGTATCAGGGCGGCAACAACAACGTGAACATGATAGCCAACTTCTACTGGAACGTGAAACTCAACCAGAAGTTCCACCCCAACCTCATGGCCGAAGCCACTACGCAGTACAAGCTGGCAATGTCGAGTGCCCCGCAGGACAGTATGCGCTCCTACATGATAAGCCAGGATCTCTTCCAGTTCAACGGCACATTCGGTGTGCGTGCGTTCAAGCACTGGTTCTATTCAATGAATACATCGTTCAAGACACAGCTGTTCAAGAACTATGCACCCAACACCGACAATCTGCGTGCAGCGTTCATGTCACCCGGTGAGCTCAACTTCGGTGTCGGTATGACCTACAACTTCACCAACCCCAAAAAGACATTCAAAATCGATGCCTCCATATCGCCGCTCTCCTACAACATGAAGATATGCACCCATCCGGGAATGAAGGAAACATCGTTTGGCATACGCGAAGGCCGCCACACCGTAAGCGAGGTCGGTAGCAACGCCGAGGTGAAGATGACATGGAACATCCTTTGGAACATAACCTACAACTCGCGCTTTTTCCTGTTTACCGACTATGACTATGTTCAGAGCGACTGGGAGAACACGATCAACTTCTCGATCAACCGCTACCTGTCGACCCAGATATACGTGCACATGCGTTACGACTCAAGCACTCCGCGTGTCGAAGGCTCGTCATGGCACAAGTGGCAGTTGAAGGAGATACTCAGCTTCGGCTTCCAGTATCAGTTCAAGACCGCCTGA
- the ubiE gene encoding bifunctional demethylmenaquinone methyltransferase/2-methoxy-6-polyprenyl-1,4-benzoquinol methylase UbiE, translated as MEVKAEKINPYDNERSKTQQVKEMFDSIAPAYDFMNRMMAFGIDKLWRARAVKMLRRHSPRLILDVATGTGDLALLLHRKLNPHQLTGIDLSPNMIARAQAKAVDAGIAHKVNFMTGDCLALPFGTETFDCITVAYGVRNFEHLDAGYREMYRVLQPGAVLCVIELSTPTSPIVKPLYNFYTRRIIPTIGRLVSHDVRAYSYLPESIAAVPQGNSMLELLREAGFSQCTFTPLTFGTCTIYMAIK; from the coding sequence ATGGAAGTCAAAGCCGAAAAGATCAACCCTTACGACAACGAGCGGAGCAAGACTCAGCAGGTCAAGGAGATGTTTGACAGCATCGCCCCGGCCTACGATTTCATGAACCGCATGATGGCCTTCGGAATTGACAAGCTGTGGCGTGCCCGCGCAGTGAAAATGCTGCGCAGGCACTCGCCGCGCTTAATACTCGATGTAGCCACCGGCACAGGCGATCTCGCCCTGCTCCTGCATCGCAAACTCAATCCGCATCAGCTCACCGGAATCGACCTGAGCCCCAACATGATTGCCCGGGCGCAAGCCAAGGCCGTTGATGCGGGAATAGCCCATAAGGTCAACTTCATGACAGGCGACTGCCTCGCACTGCCGTTTGGAACCGAAACATTCGACTGCATCACCGTGGCCTACGGAGTGCGCAACTTCGAGCATCTCGACGCAGGCTACCGCGAAATGTACCGAGTGCTGCAGCCCGGAGCGGTGCTGTGTGTCATCGAACTGTCGACACCCACATCGCCAATCGTCAAGCCACTCTACAATTTCTACACACGCCGCATAATCCCGACAATAGGCCGACTCGTTTCACACGACGTGCGCGCCTACAGCTATCTTCCCGAAAGCATAGCCGCAGTGCCGCAGGGCAACTCCATGCTTGAGCTGCTCCGCGAAGCAGGATTCAGCCAATGCACCTTCACCCCGCTCACTTTCGGCACCTGCACCATCTACATGGCCATTAAGTAG
- a CDS encoding alpha amylase C-terminal domain-containing protein — MATLSIIKNDPWLEPYADAIEGRHQDAINKEKELIAADGSLKAFANAYNYFGLHRTPTGWVFREWAPNATGITLIGDFSKWKEYVKYALKPIGNGVWEIKLKPEALHHGQLYKMLVHWEGGMGERIPAYATRVVQDEQSKIFSAQVWAPEKPFKWKVRRFVPDTRPLLIYECHIGMAQEREGVGTYTEFKDKVLPRIVADGYNAIQIMAIQEHPYYGSFGYHVSSFYAPSSRFGTPEELKELIDAAHEHGIAVIMDIVHSHAVKNEVEGLGRLDGSYNQYFYGDDRREHPAWDSLCFDYGKNQVLHFLLSNCKYWLDEFHFDGFRFDGVTSMLYYNHGLGQAFGSYGDYYNGGQDTNAITYLTLANKLIHEVNRKAITIAEEMSGMPGLATPFKAGGIGFDYRMAMGIPDYWIKMLKEKKDEDWHPTSIFWELTNRRADEKTISYVESHDQALVGDKTVIFRLIDDQMYWHMMKGDDNAAVNRGIAMHKMIRLVTLATINGGYLNFMGNEFGHPEWIDFPREGNGWSYKYARRQWDLVDREELRYGELNAFDNAMIELVSDIYDFQALPVEKLWDKDDDQVLAFKRGDLVFVFNWAPFKSYTDYGFLAPEGEYEVVLSSDNKKFGGFGNIDEGIRHFTQHDELYADDHKGWLKLYLPARTCQVLRYRHNNK, encoded by the coding sequence ATGGCAACTCTATCCATAATCAAGAACGACCCTTGGCTTGAGCCCTATGCCGACGCTATCGAAGGCAGGCATCAGGACGCAATAAACAAGGAAAAGGAACTAATTGCCGCCGATGGCTCGCTCAAGGCATTTGCCAACGCCTACAACTATTTCGGACTTCACCGCACCCCCACCGGATGGGTGTTCCGCGAATGGGCTCCTAACGCAACCGGCATAACCCTCATCGGCGACTTTTCCAAATGGAAGGAATATGTGAAATACGCACTTAAACCCATCGGCAACGGTGTATGGGAAATAAAGCTGAAACCCGAAGCTCTGCATCACGGACAGCTCTACAAGATGCTCGTACACTGGGAAGGCGGAATGGGTGAACGCATCCCGGCCTATGCCACACGCGTGGTGCAGGACGAGCAATCCAAGATTTTCTCGGCACAGGTGTGGGCTCCCGAGAAGCCTTTCAAGTGGAAAGTGCGTCGCTTCGTGCCCGACACCCGTCCGCTGCTTATCTACGAATGTCACATCGGTATGGCGCAGGAGCGCGAAGGCGTGGGCACCTACACCGAATTCAAGGACAAGGTGCTGCCCCGCATCGTAGCCGACGGCTACAACGCTATCCAGATAATGGCCATCCAGGAGCACCCCTACTACGGCTCATTCGGCTACCACGTGTCGAGCTTCTACGCTCCGTCGAGCCGATTCGGCACTCCCGAGGAGCTGAAGGAGCTTATCGATGCCGCCCATGAGCATGGTATAGCCGTGATAATGGACATCGTGCACTCCCACGCAGTAAAGAACGAAGTTGAAGGGCTCGGCCGTCTTGACGGAAGCTACAACCAGTACTTCTACGGCGACGACCGCCGCGAGCATCCCGCATGGGACTCACTCTGCTTCGACTACGGCAAGAACCAGGTGCTGCACTTCCTGCTCTCCAACTGTAAATACTGGCTCGATGAATTCCACTTCGACGGATTCCGATTTGACGGCGTGACATCGATGCTCTACTACAACCACGGACTCGGACAGGCTTTCGGATCCTACGGCGACTACTACAACGGCGGTCAGGACACCAACGCCATCACCTACCTCACCCTTGCCAACAAGCTCATCCACGAGGTCAACCGCAAGGCGATAACCATAGCCGAGGAGATGAGCGGTATGCCGGGACTGGCTACTCCGTTCAAGGCCGGAGGCATCGGATTTGACTACCGCATGGCAATGGGCATCCCCGACTACTGGATCAAGATGCTCAAGGAGAAGAAGGACGAGGACTGGCATCCGACATCAATATTCTGGGAACTCACCAACCGTCGCGCCGACGAAAAGACCATCAGCTACGTGGAGAGCCACGACCAGGCACTCGTGGGCGACAAGACCGTCATATTCCGCCTTATCGACGACCAGATGTACTGGCACATGATGAAGGGCGACGACAACGCAGCCGTAAACCGTGGCATCGCAATGCACAAGATGATACGACTCGTGACACTCGCCACCATCAACGGAGGCTATCTCAACTTCATGGGCAATGAGTTCGGTCACCCCGAATGGATCGACTTCCCGCGCGAAGGCAACGGCTGGAGCTACAAGTATGCACGCCGCCAGTGGGACCTTGTCGACCGCGAGGAGCTGCGTTACGGCGAACTGAATGCATTTGACAACGCCATGATAGAGCTTGTAAGCGACATCTACGACTTCCAGGCCCTGCCCGTCGAGAAGCTGTGGGACAAGGACGACGATCAGGTACTCGCATTCAAGCGCGGCGACCTCGTGTTTGTATTCAACTGGGCACCGTTCAAGTCCTATACCGACTACGGATTCCTCGCTCCCGAAGGCGAGTATGAGGTAGTGCTGTCGAGCGACAACAAGAAGTTTGGCGGATTCGGCAACATCGACGAAGGCATCAGGCACTTCACCCAGCACGACGAGCTGTATGCCGACGACCACAAGGGTTGGCTTAAGCTATATCTGCCGGCTCGCACCTGCCAGGTACTCCGCTACCGCCACAACAACAAGTAG
- a CDS encoding PhoH family protein — protein MIERIIIIDNVDPVSFYGINNCNMQLIRNLFPKLRMAARGQIIKVIGDPEEAARFEKKIKELEEYCVKYNKLTEEVILDIVRGQAPKELKQDDVIIYGINGKPISGRTPNQQLLVETFVKNDLTFALGPAGTGKTYVAIALAVRALKNREVRKIILSRPAVEAGEKLGFLPGDMKDKIDPYLQPLYDALEDMIPAVKLKEYMESNVIQIAPLAFMRGRTLNDAIIVLDEAQNTTTHQIKMFLTRLGMNAKMIITGDITQIDLPRSVNSGLVQALKVLKGVPGIGMVEFGKKDIVRHQLVQRIVEAYQRWDDEKKDEEQREKYFEQ, from the coding sequence ATGATTGAACGCATAATAATAATTGACAATGTCGACCCGGTAAGCTTCTATGGCATAAACAATTGCAATATGCAGCTTATACGCAATCTCTTCCCCAAGCTGCGCATGGCCGCTCGCGGACAGATAATCAAAGTCATCGGCGACCCCGAAGAGGCCGCTCGCTTTGAAAAGAAAATCAAGGAGCTGGAAGAGTACTGCGTCAAGTACAACAAGCTCACCGAAGAGGTGATTCTCGACATTGTGCGCGGTCAGGCTCCGAAAGAGTTGAAGCAGGACGATGTAATCATCTACGGAATAAACGGCAAACCGATCAGCGGACGCACCCCCAATCAGCAGCTGCTTGTCGAAACATTTGTCAAAAACGACCTCACATTCGCTCTCGGCCCTGCCGGAACCGGCAAGACCTACGTGGCTATAGCATTGGCAGTGCGCGCGCTTAAAAATCGCGAAGTGCGCAAGATAATCCTTTCGCGTCCGGCAGTGGAAGCAGGCGAAAAGCTCGGATTTCTTCCCGGCGACATGAAGGACAAGATCGACCCCTATCTGCAGCCGCTCTATGATGCGCTTGAGGACATGATTCCCGCAGTGAAGCTGAAGGAGTACATGGAGTCCAACGTAATCCAGATAGCTCCGCTGGCATTCATGCGCGGACGCACGCTCAACGATGCCATAATCGTGCTTGACGAAGCGCAGAACACCACCACCCATCAGATAAAGATGTTCCTCACCCGACTGGGCATGAACGCAAAGATGATAATAACCGGCGACATCACCCAGATCGACCTGCCTCGCAGCGTCAACTCGGGACTCGTACAGGCCCTCAAGGTGCTGAAAGGCGTGCCCGGCATAGGCATGGTGGAGTTTGGCAAAAAGGACATCGTGCGTCATCAGCTCGTGCAGCGCATAGTCGAGGCCTATCAGCGATGGGACGACGAGAAGAAGGACGAGGAGCAACGCGAAAAATATTTTGAACAATAA